Proteins encoded together in one Sceloporus undulatus isolate JIND9_A2432 ecotype Alabama chromosome 4, SceUnd_v1.1, whole genome shotgun sequence window:
- the LMX1A gene encoding LIM homeobox transcription factor 1-alpha, translating into MEEPPSTALETLPRISLSPLSGGAAERRGPVCGGCRGVIAERFLLRLNDGGVWHERCVRCAWCWQPLESPCFHRDQKLYCRLDYEKSLV; encoded by the exons ATGGAGGAGCCACCGTCGACTGCCCTGGAGACGCTGCCGaggatttctctctcccccttgtcCG GGGGAGCAGCCGAGCGGCGTGGGCCGGTGTGCGGAGGCTGCCGGGGCGTCATCGCGGAGCGCTTCCTGCTGCGCCTCAACGACGGCGGTGTGTGGCACGAGAGGTGCGTGCGCTGCGCCTGGTGCTGGCAGCCCCTGGAAAGCCCCTGCTTCCACCGGGACCAGAAGCTCTACTGCCGCCTTGACTACGAGAA